TTTGGTTTTTTTTGGCCATTTCTGGTAAATACTTTACCTACATGGAGACCCCGGCCTGGCAACGCACCTTATGTTTTTCAAGTGATTATGTCCAACAATTAACTTCCAAATCGTCAATATTGGAGGACAATCATTTGGAATTAACGTCATCCTTTTCTACCATTAAAGATCAATGGCTAAATCTACAGAGGACTTTAATACGGATGGAGTTGCATAGCATGTCCTTGattgaatatattaaaaaattaatGATTCCCAGAGGGCTAAGAATTCAAAAACCACCTGGAATTTTTCAAGAAAACACCATCTTTCTAGAAAAGTGGGCAGCTATTTTAAATAAGTGCTCCCTTGACCTGATGGTACTTATGGTGGATACTATAAATGAATCCACCATAGAGGTCACTAGAGAATCGGATGACAAATTTCAACAGTTAACCACTGGTCCAGATTCTAAACAATTTCAGGATCAACTAGGAGAACTTCAATACATTTTAGAAAATTTCCGAAagaaacataaacaagacaatttaaaaaaacttcATAGGGATACTCAGGACTACTCTCAGGGGTCTATTTATCCTTGGCTGGGGAAGTCACAGGACTCTCAAGATCCACAAGGGGGATCCCGAACTGAAATAAGTACCCGTGTGAACTATCAGGGATTTTCGGACGACAATAATAGTTCCACCAGTGGGGAGGACACTAGAAACCAGCCTGGCAATAAGAATTTTTTAGGCCGTACTCGGCAAGGCCAAGGTCAGTGGAACAGACGCAGGAGAGGTCGAGGCAGAACCCAATACAATCAAGGGTCCCGACCTCAAACTCGATCACACAGTCCCCAAACTTATTAGTTACCAACATTTCGGGGACCAGTTTAACTTCTGATCAAATTCAGGTCCTTAATAAGGGCCTGTCCTTTGTTCCTACTGTGAAATATGACCCGTTTAAAAGTCGGTGTGACTTGGCCAGGATCATACGCAATCTGCAGGTTAAATTGTATTTTTCTTCAGGGTCCCCCCACCAAGATAATTCTATATTACGTCCTAAATCTACGTGGGTTCCCCCAGGGCCCATTAATCCTATCATTGCAACCTTTAAGGACCTCGTTCTAAGGGATCTACGTAAATTAGATTCTtccccttccaaaaaatattaCGCCAATATGACATCCATGGAAATTCAGGCTTTAAACACTCTCAAGCAGAATCCCCAGCTCATTTTTAAACCTGCCGACAAAGGTGGTTCAATAGTAGTCCAAAAtagggatcaatattcaaaggagGTTCAAAGGCAATTAGGGGACACTGTCAACTACAGTCGTCTTTCTTGTGATCCCACTAAGGAATTACAAGAAATTATTATTCAGATAGTTGACACTGCATGGGCACAGGGAATGATCACTAAGGCAGAAAAACGGTTTTTATTACCTACTAGCCCAAGAATCCGTCTTTTATACTGTTCCCAAGATCCATAAATCCCTCACATCTCCCCCGGGCAGACCTATAGTCTCCCTGAAGAACACCATACTAGAACCTTTGTCCCAATTTCTCGATTATTTTTTGCAACCATTTGTTTGTCAGGCTAGATCCTACATTAAGGATACTTCAGATTTCCTCCGAAGAATCGAAGGGATTGGTCTCCTTTCTTCTAACAGCATCCTGGTAACTCTGGACGTCGTGTCCCTCTATACAAGCATACCTCAGATCGAAGCTCTCAAAGTCGTTGAGTCCACTTTAGATCAACGGGACACTTCAGACAGAGTTTCCACCAAGTTCCTGTTGGACCTTGCTACCCTAGTTCTCACTAGGAACTATTTTAAGTTCGATCAAGATTTTTTTCAACAAAATCAAGGGGTAGCCATGGGCACCACGGCTGCCCCTAGTATAGCTAACTTATTTATGACTAACTTTGAGGAACAATATTTATATGTCCATCCTTATTTTCAACAGATGGCCTGCTGGTTTAGAtttatagatgatatttttttcatcTGGACATCATCTAAGGAGTCTCTCCAGCTTTTCATTTCTTGGATTAATTCCCTTACAACCAACCTTAAGTTCACTCATACTTGTCATACTCATAGTATCTTCTTCTTAGATACTGAAGTTATTTGTGAAGAGGGCAGTCTTTCCACCAGGATGCACCATAAACACACtgaaaaaaataactttttatctTATGCTAGTTGTCATCCTAGACGCCTTAAAGCGGCAATTCCAATAGGCCAATTCTTACGGGCAAGGAGGATTTGTACCAATTTATACGATTTTCAAATCGAAGCCAGAATTCTAAAAGATTCTGAACAGAGGCTATCCTGAATCTGTCATCCGGAAAGCCTATTTGCGCGCTCGTTATGCCAACAGAGACCTTCTTCTTATTCAAAAAAACAAAGAGACATCCACTAATCAAGTTTGTGTTATCTCCCATTCAACTCATTCTGCACTGGTAGCCCAGAGTTTACATAAACATTGGCATGTTTTACAACTACATCCGGCTTTCAAAGATCACCCATGCATTGCTTTCACCAGAGGCAGAAATCTATCTGAACATCTTGTTTCCTCGGACTTTACCATTTATCATTCTCCATCGATAACTGAGGGAAGTCACGGCCCTTGTGGTCGCTGCTCGTTGTGTACCACTTCTCACCAAGGCAATTCATGGACACATCCTAAAACTCTGCGGAACTATCAATTGAGAGCAGTGACATCGTGTGTTTCTACATACGTAGTCTATGTGATTTCCTGCCCTTGTGGTTTAATCTATGTAGGCTGTACTAGTCGGGCTATCAGAGTTAGATTAATTGAACATCGGAGTTGTCTCAAAACCGAAAAGCTAACTGCCCCTATGGtggctcataatttaaaacacCACCATACATTTGTCCAACTCAGGTGGTGTGTATTGGAACAAATTCCTACTACCTTCAAGGGAGACAGACAAAATCATCTATTGGTCAGAGAGAACTTTTGGATTTTCAACTTACGAGCATTCTCTCCCCATGGCCTGAATGAGAACGTTGATAAATGTTTCACATAAAGGTTATTTTCGTATTACTTTGATTCTCATGCATTGTCGATATCTCCCTTACGTTATCACGTATGCGTTGTTTCAGGTGGGGCTCTTTAAAGCGTTCTATAAGAACTCCTTGTTTCAGACATTCATTTGCCAAAGCAGCTTGATTGTGCCGCTGCTGGGGATGATTTCGTCCTCTCAATTTCAGGACTTGGcgtgtttaaaaaaattttcagtcATTTCATTAATTTTCTTGCTCCCTCCTGACGAGGatattgaaacaggacctgtcgagtgAGCAAAAATGAGCAGTGAACTATATTGAAGAACGAGCAAAATTTATAGTGAACATTATTGAACAGCCCTTTTGATGGTAAGGGATTGAGTGATTTAAACATCATGGCGAATGGATTGATAGCCATGATTCTTCAATGAGCACTTTTCACACAAGCGGGACCGATTAATAAGAGGAATTGAACAGCCATGATTGAGGAACTTTGAACTTTGTCCCGTTTTTGATTCACCGAGCTAAGTatctcactgtttttcaccattcaTTACTATTTTCACGAACTATTAGTGACAGGTACACAGGGCTTTTGGCGCTGTGGTTTGTTGAAACAGACTGAGGATATTGCATtgttatatatatttgttttttgattttttgacgattttttgtcagtttttatatttttgtttttttcactttTCACATTTTGTGTTTGTTTATATTAGGTTTCAGGGAGATTTTCTTTGGGGTGATTTTCTCTCCTGTTGTTTTAATCTGGAGATGATCGTGCTTCCAACTATTTggtaatatatatttatattcttctatataaattatatatattaaagggataatatgatgtacggggcagggtttatttagatttatttctaagtgcTTGACACTGTATaaacacctgcccggggccaaTGGTTGAAACGAGGGTAGTGGGCCCGTACTGATTAATccttttatttatcttatttactttattcattttgttttctttaaatttgGGGAAGCACATTTTTCTTTATCACCTCCAGGGTTATTCAAGGACAGATCATCACCATTAATACCAATTTTTTTGTATATTAAATAAATGCACCCATTTCTAACTTTAGAATAGAATGGAATTATTTGTTGTTCCATGAATGGGTGCCTTTGGTGATGTTATGAAATGTTATAGAGTAGATCCAGAGCTTAGCAACACCGTTCAAcatataagggctccttttataaagccacgttagcaatttaacgcacgtaatagcgtgcgctaatttgccggccacgctagccactaccgcctcttcttgagcaggcggtagtttttcggctagcgtgggggttagctcgcgctaaaaaggtgtgtgtgataaagccactaacatggcttcataaaaggagcccacagttttCTGCTTCATGAGATGCTGCCCCTGTTCAATAAGATGGTCAGAATTATTTAGCCTGAGATTCAATGCTTAGGAGATATTTAactaaacaaaggaaaaaaaagagcaaCCTTTGGGCCCTATTTTATTAATGGAACAAAATCTATTTCTCTAAATTCAAAGTATCATAAAAATGAGTTTAACCTGTCTGATAAATTATCCCAAATATTAGGTACCTACCCTGAAACCAGCCTTCAGTTACACCATATAACATTTTTTGATGCAAATTTGATGCACAAATTTTGGCCCGATAGTTTCTTTCAGTTACTCTGGGTTACTCTGGGTTTTAGTTTAATTTGAACAGGCTTCTGCTGAGACTATGTCACCACTACCCCTCATTCAGATAATACATATTTAATTCGATCAACCTCCTCATCATCAGTAGTAGATGTGCTTGTGCAATAGCTTTGGTTCTTATCATCTGGGGGTAAGTGAAAATATGAACACTTTCTCTGCAGCATCTCAAGCTCTAAATCTAGGAGGATAGCGTGGCCCTGGAATCCAAAACAGTCTTCAATCTGTATTTCATATGGGACCGTTAATGAGCAATCAAACTGatcctgattaattttatatacAATGATTTGACACAGATAATCAAGTGACAATAGAATTCCCATTAAGAAGAATGTGGCAACGTTGATTTGGTACAAATTAACTAAAAAGCTAAGTCAAATGACTAAATTTGAAAAGAAAATCACAATGCCTTCCCCTAAAATGCTGAGCATTTACTTTCTATTTTTGTATGTAATATTTATTCTATTCTAGTTTACTCACCATGCCAAACTAACATTGCACACTTTGCAAAAGATACAGGCATCAAACAATATTCCTATGTACAAAAAGAGGATTGATCAAAGACTCACAGAGAGACAATAGCAGGGTCTCCATACTTCTACTGTACTGTCAGGCTGAATTTGAGCTATTACATGTTAATTTTGCTTTTGTGACTATAAAACCAAAGTAAATCCCAAACCCTTAGTCAGATAAGCTAAAGATTTACTGTACATTGCTGCTACCAGTTTCTTAACTAAAATTAGTTCAGAGGCATTCttttaaacaaaatttaaatCGTTTATCCATCTTATTATGTTGTAATGCCTTAAGGGCAGATAAAAGATATATTACAATGGACTTTGGAGACAATCTTTAAGATTTGACAAAAAGTACATGTGTGCTTTCAAAAGGGTCAAACAGCACATATATGCTTTCAAAATGTTTTATCACATATCTACTAAAACTCTATTACCAGTCTGTCTCAGAACCAAAATATACTTAAAAATATTTACAAATGCCTATTTTTATGCATCACCACTATTTTACAATGTGCCTTCATTAATTTCTTAAAGCTCAGAGAAATCCTGACTTTGCGGGAAAATATTCTACTTCTGAACTTAAACCTAGGCTGAATTAATTGGAACTCAAGAGTATTACATATTGAGAAAATGAAAACATTACAGTAATTTTGATTAGGTTTTCTAACTACTGATGTGAGTTTTACAAAATGTTTATATTCTCAGACAAACAGTATGTTCATATGTGTTAGAAGTCTCAGAATACATTATGAACCCGAAAATGATTATCCAAAGATGGAGCCTCATCTGCAAAATGAAGCTGGTTATTCACTTGTACGCCATATTCGGTGAGGATCTGTAcaaatttcttatgttcttttccaaTCCAGGACCGCATTGAGTCCTGCACTTGGTACGGTGTCACATGAGTGTGAACTGTAATTCCTGTCTGTGCAAATCCTTTCAAAATTCTAGGACATGTGACCCAAGTATTGCTCCCACCTGAATGACCCCCATCCAACCAGTACATTGCTTTTATATTTGTTATGAAGGAACTTTGGTTCTTGTCCATCTTAGCTTCATTTAGCTCATAGAGTAACTGATTCAAAACCACACAACCTTTGCTAAAACCAATTAAACTAAATGACACGGAATCTTTCTCAGATGGTGAGCCAAAACTGATAGGAAGAAGTTTAGAATATTCAGTTTTATCTGCTGGGCAGCCATTTGTGGTACAACTAGGTATTAAAGTACAACTGGGTGCTTCTGTATCTTCATCATCACCATATATGTTTTGAGACAAAGTGTTCTCAGCTAGAGAAAAAGCATTAATTAGTAGTGCATGTAGGTGTTTGAAAGCTCCAAAGTTAGTGCTATGTTCTGGTGCCCCAAACATGTTATTTGCCACAAAATTGTCATAGCAGCTAAATTTATGCAAATGCATACGGGACGATTTGATGACCCAAATGTAACTATTGGGGAAGCGCCGAGCAAGAATGGCAGCAGTATTTTCTAAACTCCAGTGTTCCCAACGAAAGTTTTCAGGGTGGCAAGCCATGATGCTCCGATAGTTCTAGAGTAAgcagaagaaaagaaatatatatagtaTTATATACTGAACTTAGAATGCCATATGAAGGAAGGACGCCTATAATATTCAATTTAACTATTTACATTGTCATCGTTATCAAGAACttattgggtgggggggagggatacaGGTGTTCAGAGTCAAACGCTTAAATTCTGTATCCTCAAATCAGTTCCTTCTCTCATCTTTCTAGTACTTACATACATAAGCATCACCATTAATCCCAATATTCTCTCtctcccaacagtggccaatacaggtcctgtttaaagatgcttctGAACATTAATCTCTCTTTCTAAAAACGCTGTTgacatttctctcttttttctctttcttctctcctatcTTCTGCTTCCTTCTTCCAATGAGTTACTGCAGCACAATATACGTTTCCctattcccttctttctttccatcAATGTTATCTCTTCTCGactatattgtagttcctccttcttccctcctGTTCATCAGTCTTGTTTGTTTATCATCTTTGTAGTCAGTTTGTATATGTCTCTGTTCTAAATTTTGTATTCCcttttattattgtatttttgCCTAGAATTTATGATAGTTTATTTAAGGTTTTATTACTTGCATATGAAACTTGGCAAAATCCcaagaaaacagattttatgctgcttatcccaagaATAATAAGTGCATTTTCTCAAGCCCAcctatttaaaaagcttaacctcccccccttttacgaagccacgttaagtcaatcataggaattctgtgagtgttggagctaatactgccgtggctggcaataaaaaaaagcctaagatggcttcataaagg
The nucleotide sequence above comes from Geotrypetes seraphini chromosome 5, aGeoSer1.1, whole genome shotgun sequence. Encoded proteins:
- the C5H2orf69 gene encoding UPF0565 protein C2orf69 homolog, translated to MYSSWTEALRGAFRTACLSLIDFARNMSCGGGSSVTRLPASSLPPSPTPARLLRLPPVPGSEPLSTNELLLFLPQPSPGLIRRRPPQPSGHPPQHHVVYFPGDVQNYRSIMACHPENFRWEHWSLENTAAILARRFPNSYIWVIKSSRMHLHKFSCYDNFVANNMFGAPEHSTNFGAFKHLHALLINAFSLAENTLSQNIYGDDEDTEAPSCTLIPSCTTNGCPADKTEYSKLLPISFGSPSEKDSVSFSLIGFSKGCVVLNQLLYELNEAKMDKNQSSFITNIKAMYWLDGGHSGGSNTWVTCPRILKGFAQTGITVHTHVTPYQVQDSMRSWIGKEHKKFVQILTEYGVQVNNQLHFADEAPSLDNHFRVHNVF